Genomic DNA from Gaiellales bacterium:
GCGAGCTGCTCCGCCGCCATCCCGACCTGACCGTCCAGGTGCTCGAGCGGGAGGGCTCGGTCGCGGCCCATCAGACCGGCCACAACTCCGGGGTGATCCATCAGGGCGTGTACTACCAGCCGGGGTCCCTGAAGGCCCGGCTGTGCGTCGCCGGCGCCCGGGAGCTCTACGACTACTGCGACGAGCGCGGCATCCCGGCCGAGCGCTGCGGCAAGGTGATCGTCGCGACGGCCGCCGGTGAGCTGCCGCGGCTGGACGAGCTCGAGCGGCGCGGGACGGCGAACGGCGTGCCCGGTCTGCGGCGTCTGACCGCGGACGAGCTGCGCGGGGTCGAGCCGCATGCGCGCGCGATCGCCGCCCTGCACTCGCCGCAGACGGGCATCGTCGACTACTCGCGCGTTGCCGGGGCCTTCGCGGACGACGTGGAGGCGGCGGGCGGCACGATCACGACGGAGTGCGGGGTGACCGGCATCTGGCCGACCGCGGGACGGCTCCGCCTCGTGCATCGGCGCGGCGAGACGCGAGCCCGCCATGCAATCTTCTGCGCCGGGGGGTGGTCGGACCGGCTGGCCGTGATGGCCGGGGGCAGTCCCGACCCGCGCATCGTCCCGTTCCGGGGCGCGTACCGGCGCCTGAGGCCGGAGCGACGCTCGCTCGTCCGCGGAATGATCTATCCGGTGCCGGATCCCGAGCTGCCGTTCCTCGGCGTCCATCTGACCAAGCGGATCGACGGTGAGGTGCTGATCGGCCCGAGCGCGCTCCTGGCGCCCGCGCGGGACGCGTACGAGCTGTTGCGCCTGGCGCCCGACGACGTGCTGTCCACGCTGACCTGGCCGGGCACCTACCGGATGGCGCGGCGGTTCTGGCGGACCGGCGTCGACGAGATGCGCCACCTGCTGCCCGGCGGTTCGTTCGTGGGGGCTGCCGCCCGGTTCGTGCCCGAGTTGCGCAGCGGTGACGTGACCGCCGGCTTCGCTGGGGTGCGGGCTCAGGCGGTCGGGCGCGACGGCCGGCTGGTCGACGACTTCGTCTTCTCGCACACCGAGCGCGCCCTGCATGTCCGCAACGCGCCCTCGCCGGGCGCCACGTCCTCGCTCGCCATCGCCCGGTACATCGCGGACGAGGCGCAGCGCACCTTCGACCTTCCCACCACCACCTCGTCCTGAGGAGCAGCCATGCGCGTTCTCGTCACCGGCCATAGGGGCTACATCGGCGCCCACCTCGTCGACCTGCTGAAGCAGCATGGGCACACGGTCACCGGCGTCGACCTCGACCTGTTCGCCGGCTGCGCGTGGGAGCCGGCAACCCCGGCCGACCGCGACGTCGTCGGTGACGTGCGCACGCTGGATCCGCGCGTCGTCGACGGCCATGACGCGGTCTGCCACCTGGCCGCCATCTCGAACGACCCGATGGGCGATCTCGACGCGCAGCTGACGCTCTCGGTCAATCGGGACGCATCGATCCGGCTGGCACGGATCTGCAAGCAGGTCGGCGTCCCCCGGTTCCTGTTCTCGGGCAGCTGCTCGGTGTACGGGAAAGGAGCGACGCTCGACCTCGACGAGGGCGCCGAGCTGAACCCCCTGACCGCGTACGCTCGCTCGAAGATCGAGACCGAGGCCGCGGTGCGCCCCCTGGCCGATGCCGGCTTCTCGCCGGTCTACCTGCGCAACGCCACCGCGTACGGCCACTCGCCGGCGCTCCGGATCGATCTGGTCGTCAACAACCTGCTGGCGTGCGCGCACGCGCTCGGTGAGATCAGGATCATGAGCGACGGCTCCCCGTGGCGCCCGCTGACGCATTGCCGAGACATCGCTGCGGCGTTCGTCGCCTGCCTCGAGGCGCCGCGCGAGCGGCTCCACAACCTCGCCGTCAACATCGGCGGCAACGATGAGAACTACCAGGTCCGCGATGTCGCGGACGAGGTGCGCCGCCTGGTGCCCAGCGCGGAGGTGACCTACACCGGCGAGATCGGTGCCGACCCGCGCGACTACCGCGTCAACTTCGACCTGCTGGGGCGGCTGCTCCCGGACTTCAAGCTGCACTACACGCTGCGCAGCGGGATGGAGGAGCTGCACGACGCCTACCGTCGCCAGGGCTTCGACGCCGACGACTTCCGCGGCCCGCAGTTCGTCCGGTTGCGGACGCTCGGATCGCGCATGCACGTCCTGGCGGCGTAGAGGGTGCCGTGCGCGTCCTGCTGACCGGCGGTAGCTCCTTCACCGGCTGCTGGTTCGCCCGCGAGCTCGCCGCGGCCGGACACCACGTCACGGCGACGCTGCGGCGCTCGCAGTACGACGGCGTGCGCGCCGAGCGGGTCGCTGCGCTCCGCGACGCCTGCGAGACGGTCGAGGGGCTGGCGTTCGGCGATGACCGGTTCGTCGGGCTGGTGCGGGCCGGTGGCTGGGACCTCCTGTGCGTCCACGGCGCGCAGGTCGCCGGCTATCGCGATCCGGGCTTCGACGTCGCCGCGGCGCTCGCGGCGAACACGCGGCGGGCCGCGGAGGTGGTCTCGCACGTGCCGCGCGTTCTCGTTACCGGCAGCGTGTTCGAGCCGGGAGCGGGGAGGAGCGACGATGGCGCGCTGCCGGCGTTCTCGCCCTACGGCCTCTCGAAGGCGTTCACCTCCGAGGTGTTCCGGTACCTGTGCGGCCGGCACTGCGTCACGTTCGGCCGCTTCGTCGTTCCCAACCCGTTCGGCCCGATGGAGGAGCCGCGGTTCACGTCCGCCCTTGCGCGGGCATGGCGGGCGGGGGATACGCCTCAGGTGCGGACGCCCGAGTACGTCCGCGACAACATCCACGTCTCGCTGCTCGCCCGCGCCTACGTCCGGTTCGCCGAGGAGCTGCGGGCGGACGGCGCAGCGGTGGAGATCGGTCCGAGCGGCTATCGCGAGCCGCAGGGCGCGTTCGCCCGGCGGTTCGCTCGGGAGATCGGCGCCCGGCTGGGCATCGCCACGCCGATCGAGCTGCTGCCCCAGGAGGAGTGGTCGGAGCCGGCGGTGCGAGTGAATACCGACCCGGTGGACGAGGCGGCGGTCGGGTGGGACGAGCCTGCCGCCTGGGACGTCCTCGCCCGGTGGTACGCCGACGCGTTCCCCGGTTAGCCGGCCTGCCGCAGCGGCGCGTGCACCGGAGTTGCGTGCGTTCGTGTGGCGGGCCGGTGGGCGGGGCCGGCGAAGCGGCGCTGGGCCATGGCCGTCGGCTCGGCGAGCGGCGCGTGCGGGAGCGGCTCGTGCGGCACCCGCACCGCGAGGGCACTGGAGCCGGTCGTGGCGAGCCGGATGGTGGGCGGCGCCGGCGGCGGGGCCGGGTGCGCGTGCATCGGGTGCGACCGCTGCGCCGGACGCCGCTGGGGGAGTACGGGGAGCGACGATCGCCTTGCCGCGCCCATCGCGGTGCGCGCGGTCGGCATGATGACGACGGGCATGCCGAGCTGCAGCGACTCGCGCAGGCGCGTCAGCGCGTCCGGCGAGACGCGGAGGCAGCCGTGCGAGGCCGCTGTTCCGATCGAGCCCGGGTCGTTGGTGCCGTGGATCGCGAGCTGGTCGCCGCCCGCCCACTGCGGCGGCAGGTTCGGCTGGTGGCCGGACAGCCCGAACGCGTACCAGCCGAACGGTCCGGAGGGGTCGCCGGTGAGCACGCGATCCGTCACGCTGAAGCGGCCGGTGGGTGTCGCCGTGCCGGGTGCTCCGATCGCCGCGCTGTACGTCGCCAGCGTCCGGGCCCCGCGCATCAGCCAGATCCGGCGTGCCCGCAGCGACGCTCGCACCCAGATCCGGGTGCGCACGGTGCGCACGCCGCGCAGGTCGATCCACCCTGTGCGGCCGTTCGGCCGCACCGGCAGGACGACCCGACCCCATCGGCCGTGGCGCGCCGTCGCGACCACCCAGAACCAGGTCGGCGAGCCCAGTGGTGTGGCACCCGCCAAGGCGATCGTCGCGCGGCCGCCGGGGCGTGCGTGCACGGTCGCGCCGTGCGGGGTGGAGGCGAGGAGGAACCTGGGGCCGCTCGTTGCCTGGGCGGGCACCGCGGACATCAGCAGGACCACCGAAGCGATGCCGGCGATTGCGGCGATGGTCACGTTCCGGTGGTGCGTCGAACCCGGCTGCACGTCGTCCAAACCCCCCGAGATGGCCCTCTCGCGAGCGCAATCCTACCGCACGACTTGACGGGTTCCAAGTCCGCTGTGCGGAGGGTCGCAGACGCCGCCATTGCGGACAACTACTGATCGGCGTCCCGTGTCTTCGCTGGTGACCGAGCGGCCGGCTGACGTGAACGTACGGCTCGTGAGCAGACACCACAGGCGCAGGGGCCAGACGCGCGAGGTGATCCGGTGAACCACCTGATGGTGGTCTACAACCTCATCTACGCCGTGCTGGTCGTCGCCGGGCTGGGATTCTTCGCGATGATCTTCCTCTCCACCCGGCCGTCGGCGCGCGCCAAGCCGATCAGCGTCGCCGCGTGGAAGCGGCGCGAGAACGGGTGGATGTACGTCGTCATGCTGGCGCTGCTGGCCGCGCTCGCGGCGACCATCTTCGAGACGCCGTGGCGGGCGTCGGCCGACGCGAACCGCCAAGTCGTCCAGGTGACGGGTGAGCAGTTCGGGTTCGTCTTCTCGACGACGACGGTGCACGCGGGCCGCCAGGTCGAGTTCAATCTCCGTTCAGCGGACGTCAACCACGCCTTCGCCGTCTACGACCCGGCCGGGACGTTCGTCGCGCAGGCGCAGATGATGCCCGACCATCCGCAGGTCCTGCGCGTCACGTTCACGAAGCCGGGCAGGTACACCGTTCGCTGCTTCGAGTACTGCGGGGTCGGCCACCATCTCATGCAGGCGAGCTTCAGGGTGGTTCCGTGACCACCGTCACTCTCGAGGAGACCGGCCACCTGGCCGGCGAAGCGGCCACCGTGCCGATCGAACGGATCCGGGGGCTCGTCACCCGCTACGTGGTGGCCTCGACCGCCATCTTCTTCGTCGGCGGAGCGCTCGGTGGCCTGCTGCGCCAGAGTCAGGGCGATGTCAAGAAGCTGAGCGCCGCGGTCTGGTACGAGGTGATGACCGCGCACGGACTCGCCGCGTTCGTCGGCTGGGCGGCGTTCGCGCTGATGGGCGTCACCTGGTGGCTGTTGCACGAGGCCGGCTTCGAGATCGGTACGTGGGCATGGCGCTGGGCCGTCGCGTGCTGGTGGACGATGATCGCCGGTGTCACCGGGATCGTCATCACGTGCCTCGGCCTCGGGTTCGCCGGGTCGTGGGTCTTCCTCTACCCGCTGCCGCTGAAGAGCGCCTCCCAGTGGTCCGAGCTGGCGGCGGCGCTGTTCTCCGCATCCGTGCTCGTCGTCGGGCTGTCGATCTTCGCGTACTGCTTCGGGGTACTGGCCGTGGTGACGGGAGCCGGGTTGCGAGCACGGTCCCAGAGCCCCTGGAACCGTCTCGGCTGCGCGCTCGGGCTGGGACTGCTCTGGCCGAAGCGGTTCGTGACCGACCGGCCGGTGCCCTTCGCCGTGATCCCGCTGACGGTGATCGCGCTCGACATGATCATCGCGACCGTTCCCCTGGCGCTCCTGCTGGTCGAGATGATCGTGCAGGCCGCCGACCCCTCGATCACGATCGACCCGCTGCTGGCCAAGAGCATGCTCTGGTGGTTCGGCCACCCGGTCGTGTACCTGCTGCTGTTTCCCGCGGTCGCCGTCTACTACCACCTCGTCCCCCGCTACGCGCAGCGACCGCTCGTCGCCGGCCAGGCGATCGCGATCGGCTGGCTGATCGGCGTGGTGACGAACGTGTTCATCGGCGCGCACCACATGTACACGGACTTCCCGAACTCGTTCCAGCAGTCCGTCGACACCTGGATGCAGCCCATGACCTACGCGGTCACGATCCCGAGCGCGCTCTCGCTGTTCTCGCTTGCGTTCACGATCTACCGGTCGGACTTCATCTGGACGCCCGCGTCGCGGTTCCTCTGCGTCGCGATGGTCTCCTGGCTGGTCGCCGGCCTCCAGGGCCTCGGGCTCGCGACGATCCAGTACGACGCGGTTGCGCACAACACGCTCTGGGTCGTCGGCCACTTCCACAACATGGCCCTGCTGAACATCGGGCTCGTGATCTTCGCCGCCACCTACGCCTTCCTGCCTGCGCTCGTGGGTCGCGACTGGTACTCCCAGCGGCTCGGCAACTGGCACCTCGCGCTGACCGTGGTCGGTGGATATGGGAGCGTCGTGCCGTGGATGCTCCAGGGCCTGGACGGGGCGCCGCGGCGGTGGGCCGTGCTGCCGCACCGCTACCTCGAGCTGACGCAGATCGCGCTGCCGTTCGTGGCGCTGATCGCGATCGGCCAGCTGCTGTTCGCATACAACCTCGTGCGGACGCTGGGAGCCGGCCCGCTCCCGGCCTGGCTGGGGTCGCGTCGCGAGGCGGAGGAGTCGTGGAGCGGCGGCCGCCCCGAGGAGTCCCCGAGCGAGACGCTTGGCGCTGCGATGGCCGGCCTCGGCGTGGCGGTGTCGCTCTACGCCTTCTGGTTCAAGCCGTTCCTCTGGGTGCCGATCGGGATGCTGCTCGGGTACCTCGCGATCGCGTTCGGGCAGCGGCGGCAGGGCCTGTGGACGATCGCGGTTGCCGGAGCGATCCTGCTCCTCACGGTGGTGATGCACGCGGGCATCGTCTAGCGCGGAGCGTCGCCGCCCGCCGAGCGGGCCGCGACAACCGGGACGTCGGAGACCGCCGGCTCGGGGAGCCCGGCAGCGGCGATCGCCTCGTGGAACCCCGGCGATGTCGAGAAGCCGCGGAAGATCTCCTCGCTGGGGCACGTGTCGTAGACGACGATGCCGTCGTCACGTCGGGCGCAGAGATGCCAGAC
This window encodes:
- the lhgO gene encoding L-2-hydroxyglutarate oxidase; the encoded protein is MSGPRGECDLAVVGAGILGLATARELLRRHPDLTVQVLEREGSVAAHQTGHNSGVIHQGVYYQPGSLKARLCVAGARELYDYCDERGIPAERCGKVIVATAAGELPRLDELERRGTANGVPGLRRLTADELRGVEPHARAIAALHSPQTGIVDYSRVAGAFADDVEAAGGTITTECGVTGIWPTAGRLRLVHRRGETRARHAIFCAGGWSDRLAVMAGGSPDPRIVPFRGAYRRLRPERRSLVRGMIYPVPDPELPFLGVHLTKRIDGEVLIGPSALLAPARDAYELLRLAPDDVLSTLTWPGTYRMARRFWRTGVDEMRHLLPGGSFVGAAARFVPELRSGDVTAGFAGVRAQAVGRDGRLVDDFVFSHTERALHVRNAPSPGATSSLAIARYIADEAQRTFDLPTTTSS
- a CDS encoding NAD(P)-dependent oxidoreductase, coding for MRVLVTGHRGYIGAHLVDLLKQHGHTVTGVDLDLFAGCAWEPATPADRDVVGDVRTLDPRVVDGHDAVCHLAAISNDPMGDLDAQLTLSVNRDASIRLARICKQVGVPRFLFSGSCSVYGKGATLDLDEGAELNPLTAYARSKIETEAAVRPLADAGFSPVYLRNATAYGHSPALRIDLVVNNLLACAHALGEIRIMSDGSPWRPLTHCRDIAAAFVACLEAPRERLHNLAVNIGGNDENYQVRDVADEVRRLVPSAEVTYTGEIGADPRDYRVNFDLLGRLLPDFKLHYTLRSGMEELHDAYRRQGFDADDFRGPQFVRLRTLGSRMHVLAA
- a CDS encoding NAD(P)-dependent oxidoreductase, translated to MRVLLTGGSSFTGCWFARELAAAGHHVTATLRRSQYDGVRAERVAALRDACETVEGLAFGDDRFVGLVRAGGWDLLCVHGAQVAGYRDPGFDVAAALAANTRRAAEVVSHVPRVLVTGSVFEPGAGRSDDGALPAFSPYGLSKAFTSEVFRYLCGRHCVTFGRFVVPNPFGPMEEPRFTSALARAWRAGDTPQVRTPEYVRDNIHVSLLARAYVRFAEELRADGAAVEIGPSGYREPQGAFARRFAREIGARLGIATPIELLPQEEWSEPAVRVNTDPVDEAAVGWDEPAAWDVLARWYADAFPG
- a CDS encoding L,D-transpeptidase, which translates into the protein MTIAAIAGIASVVLLMSAVPAQATSGPRFLLASTPHGATVHARPGGRATIALAGATPLGSPTWFWVVATARHGRWGRVVLPVRPNGRTGWIDLRGVRTVRTRIWVRASLRARRIWLMRGARTLATYSAAIGAPGTATPTGRFSVTDRVLTGDPSGPFGWYAFGLSGHQPNLPPQWAGGDQLAIHGTNDPGSIGTAASHGCLRVSPDALTRLRESLQLGMPVVIMPTARTAMGAARRSSLPVLPQRRPAQRSHPMHAHPAPPPAPPTIRLATTGSSALAVRVPHEPLPHAPLAEPTAMAQRRFAGPAHRPATRTHATPVHAPLRQAG
- a CDS encoding cbb3-type cytochrome c oxidase subunit I, which gives rise to MTTVTLEETGHLAGEAATVPIERIRGLVTRYVVASTAIFFVGGALGGLLRQSQGDVKKLSAAVWYEVMTAHGLAAFVGWAAFALMGVTWWLLHEAGFEIGTWAWRWAVACWWTMIAGVTGIVITCLGLGFAGSWVFLYPLPLKSASQWSELAAALFSASVLVVGLSIFAYCFGVLAVVTGAGLRARSQSPWNRLGCALGLGLLWPKRFVTDRPVPFAVIPLTVIALDMIIATVPLALLLVEMIVQAADPSITIDPLLAKSMLWWFGHPVVYLLLFPAVAVYYHLVPRYAQRPLVAGQAIAIGWLIGVVTNVFIGAHHMYTDFPNSFQQSVDTWMQPMTYAVTIPSALSLFSLAFTIYRSDFIWTPASRFLCVAMVSWLVAGLQGLGLATIQYDAVAHNTLWVVGHFHNMALLNIGLVIFAATYAFLPALVGRDWYSQRLGNWHLALTVVGGYGSVVPWMLQGLDGAPRRWAVLPHRYLELTQIALPFVALIAIGQLLFAYNLVRTLGAGPLPAWLGSRREAEESWSGGRPEESPSETLGAAMAGLGVAVSLYAFWFKPFLWVPIGMLLGYLAIAFGQRRQGLWTIAVAGAILLLTVVMHAGIV